Below is a window of Phoenix dactylifera cultivar Barhee BC4 chromosome 7, palm_55x_up_171113_PBpolish2nd_filt_p, whole genome shotgun sequence DNA.
ATGTTTTGAAAtatatagatcaagatcaatgagTTGGATTTGTAAATTATACAACCTATAATATGTTTTCTTATCAGCTAGCTATATTCCTACAATTCGTTTTGTTCAAGCTCGATGCATGAGAAAGAGGCCTTCGAACTAAATGATATTTAGTCTGCAGGCATTTTATATAACGTAGATCATGATCAATTGTGTGCATTTTGATTTTGAGAGGTCCATCACTGATTTTCACTAGGAAGCATTTTATGTCAAATGCTCTCAAAAGAATTCTAGCTTAACcctatatgtgtgtatgtggtAGTTCTGTAAAAACTCATGTATATTTGGTCATGTAAGAGATGAAACTGAAAACCACTTCAATTTTATATGAGACAGAGCTTTTATATTATCATGGCAGTTGATGCCCCACTGAGCTCAGCATGCAAAATAATGCAAACAAATCATAAAAAGTGTCAAAAAATCAATTAGATATGCTGAAAAGTGTCTGCATCTAGGTTAAATAGTTGAAGCATCTCTACATATAAAAATAAGACATTAAAAATGTTATAAGAACTAGAGAAAGGATAGAAACAAAGGTTTTGAAGTTCTGGCCAATATAGATTGGATTTGGCATGGGCCAACACAAGACCGCCCATTTTTTTAGTTTTCAGCCAGTTCGGCCACACCCAAAACTGGTGAAATTAAAGAGAATTGTACTTTAAATCAGCTTTGCAGACTGTTTAGGCCTTTTTATTTCATTAGGGGATTGTGGGGATACAGCGGACTGTACAAGTCATGTCCATGTTCCCCACAAACCCATTGTGAAAATAAGACAGGTAGGAGATCGAATTAAAAAACAAGCTTTCTTCCCATACATTTTCATCCCTTGGTGATCCACAAATAATAGTTACACCAAATTCCAGGGAACAGAGCAGACCAAGGAAgcaaaacaaaataataataataaataaataaataaataatgaaaagttCAAGAGAACTTCATCTTGGTAAGGAGGCTAAACTCTTTagtaattttttcaaaaaaaaatgccaaatatgatgaaaacaagcaaaaaattTTGTTTGCTCTGAAATGCTTTGTAGGTTCTGTGAAGACGAGTGCCCATGGAAAGGGTCTGACCGTTTGAgcaatgaagaaagaaaaatcttaaATAGCCCGAACTTAAAGACTtagcttgaaaaataaaaaacccgTGGATTGGTTTGTTAACATCCCTATCCAAAGAACTTTTGTTAATactcaaatatataaaaatattttataatgtaGTAATAAAATAGACTTACATTTTTTGGGGGTATGGTTTTGTTAATGATCTGCATGACTATCAATTCCACCTAAGGCCTGCTGAACCGTACCGAACCGACCGGTTCGGGGTGTACCAAGCTGGACCAGTAGATTACCGATATGGTTCGGTCCATCAATTCGAaatagagggagggggagagggacaGGGAGAcatagaggaagagagagacagagagagggagaggaaggaaaggagagggagagagagggggagacagAGACGAAGAGGGAGGGGGCGTGAAGTCGGCAAACCATTTGCgatttcaattcaaaattttcaaagaaaatttTAGGGCATCTCCTGTTTCATTTCAAAACAAGAGAACCCCTAGCCAATGAGATAATGGCTTTcgagccctctctctctctctctcctcctggaTCCGTTACGTCCTCTATTACCAGTTTCGTGAACATTGATTCTACCCAAAGGAAAGCATTTTTATTGGCTACTTCTCTAAATATAATTAAATTAGCGCCCCCCACTACCACATTGGCTGTACCTCTTATTCCCCCTATGTTAGTGAGAGGAAATCGAGAAAAGTattatcaaaactcaaaagtgGCTGCGttccaataaaataaaataacgtGTGGAGCTTTCCTTCAAAAAGAAAATGTTCTAGAGGAATTTTCAAATCATCACTACATATGCATTCAAGCCAATCATAATCAGGTAAGACTTCCCATGAGACACTTGCACTAGTGACCGAACTAGTGGGCTTATGTGGTGAAGATCAAGGATGTTATCGGGTCAATTATATCTCATTACCTCCTAATCTAAACTAAGATGCATTAGAGGGTCCATGTCTAGATTTTGACATAGAACATACCCATCCAAGAACTAGGTCAGATTCTGGTCCAGGTGGGAGAGAGGTAGGTCAGATTTCAGAAGTCGCACCAGTCTACAAGTCGGATCCATGTAATATTAAGACCTTTACTTGGCATGGTTTGAAATGAGGCATGGATTGTGTCCAGGCCAAGTCCCAAATAGGTGCCAATACTTGGTATGTCTGATTCCTTTCATGCTATCAAAATAATTTATTCGGTATATCTTCAAAGTCTAATTGGTTAATGCTAAAAGAATTGTGGAAGGAATGAAAGTGTATACATATATCATATGTATTATATACATATTAAGTAAACAATCAGGTCCAGGTGTGCCGGGTTGGGTCAGCTCAGGTTCATAAAAATCAGTCTTATACTCTAATGCAAGGTTTAAAGTATCGGTATTAGTACCTATACTGGTAACTTACTGTGCATTATGGACTAATACAGTATGATATTTTATGGACATATACTATACCTCTTGGTGTCAGGACAATAAAAGAGAGGTCAAAACCACATGTCAGTATGGTACCAATACAAGGAGAGTACTGATGCCCGCACCTTACCAATACAATCCGGTACAGCTCATACTAGTTATGTAACTGATCATATACTCTTATGCTGTTCTCTAGTTCATTAATGCTTAATTAGGTGGTTTTGGGTATTGCTAAGTAGACTAAAAGAAATATGTGACGCTAAGGTCCACCGTACCgctaccgtaccggtaccgaaccggtacgcaGTCTCATACTACACTGATACTCGGTATGTCTCGCTGTCTTGTACCATATAATGTACCGACATTGCAATAGGATGGTACCGGTATGAGGTCCAGTACCGAGACAATGAACCTTGTGTGATATTATGCTTAATATAATAACATGTTCAGCTTAAAACTACCAAAAACTCTGCAAATCCTAAATAACTCAAAATACAGCTACGAGATTTCAAATAACTtgtctcttctttcctttttgggaattttctgaatttttgatcAAAACCTACAAATCAAAGTAAAATTCTCTAAACCAATATTGACTAAAACTAAGTTCTAAAACTAAGAGAAGACGTGCAAATACTTGCTTGCTTTTGTATCGTACATCTTTGTAAATATGTTAAAATTGGCAAGATGTAATACAATTGACATGCCATTAAAAATGCAATTGGTTGGCAGTTCTGTGCATAGACTTTCATTTAGAAACTTCTAGCATACCAGAATCATCTTTCGATTTTACCTATTTCACTCCCTTCTCATCAATTTGCATTGCAACATTTGTGCATGACTTATCTTGGCATCCTTTGAAGCCAATTTCATGGAATTCATTCTATGTAACCATTCCATCCTCCTGGCATTGATAGAATTCTTTTGCTGTTATCATCAAACTGGCATGCATCTTACAGCAACATGAACCAAACTTGCTAAAAAGATATTTCATCAACATCAGTCGGCTAAACCTATTTTACTGATACTACTACATGAATTCCTCATCTGTTTCCATTACAGTTGTTCCTACTAacagttatatatatattcacaCCATTTCTAAAACTCTTTTTTACAATTCTCTTCTTGATTGACATGACATCTTAGAGCACTGCTATCATGTGTCACATAGCCTGAGCAGCACCTCCCATGTCTGCTTAGATATTTCTTTGGTCTCTTCATGCTTTATCATGCTGGTGCCTTTGAGTGTATTTATCCTTAAACAGGTTCATGACTAAACACAAATCACATGATTATGGTACCATTTGTTCAAGCCAACCTGTTGCCATTTTCAAGCCCTTCAGAGAGCAATTTAGATGGTTCTTGATTTCATGTATTCTGAGACACTCTTACGCCATATTCTTATGCTACTGAAGCATATACATGGTCACAACCATATGCATAGTTAGAATAATATGAAGTATGAAGTGAGATAATAAAGATAATGAACTATTTTATTTAGTTCAAGCATCAAATTAATTACCTTCACAGCAACAGATGAACCTACTAGATCCTTTGCTATATCCTGTATGTTTCTCGGGGGATCTACATGCAAAAATAGACATTAGGAAGTAATGTCAAGACGGTGAGTATCAACAAATGATACACATATTACATGTCTTGCAATAAAACATAGAAAGCAAGGAAACCCAACCAGTCAAGAATCAATATTTTCAACCAGCActaccttttctttttcaaaatgcAAATGAATGTTGAAAGCATAAAAGAATAGTTTATCAAGAAATGGAATAGGATGACCAATTCTTCAAGAACTTCTAAAAGAACCCAGTTAATCTGGATGAATTCAACATGGATTTGTTGGAGCAGCACATTGGCCCATACAACGCCACAGCTGATGCAGCTGCCCAAACTAGACATTTTCTCAATCCCTCTTTAAATTCATGGATTCAATGGCATAAATTTTACTTAAATGTCTTCTGAAAGTACAGAACAAGGACCCTACACTCAAGCATGACTGAGGAAgaactaaaaaaatttatgatagTGAAACTAGAATTGATTTAACAAAAATATACACTAGAGTAAATAAATAAACTGCCTCAATGTCATTGACATGATACATGCATATGTTTTCTTAATCAGCCCATACTTGTGGCAGTTGATCTGTGACAACCCATGTTGTACAGGCCATTCTATCAGAATGTATCACAGTGCTATACTACATTACAAGCCAGGATTACTCATTTTTTCAAGATAATTCCTCAAACCTCAAGAAGCCATTTTCCAAGCAAAATTAAAATAGGCAAATACAAATATGGAAAAGAGGCAAAAGATGAATCACAGATTGATCCAGATTCCAAGATATCAGCATGGCTTTTGGgagttctttttaattttgattCTAGCAAAGAACTTTGGAGATTAACTTTCATCCAACCATATACTTGAATCGCAGATGGGCTGAAGGAGTTTCTAGTGATATAATTTGTTCATTTAAGGGTAGGCCTTGGCGCAATGGGTACAgttgctccattgtgacctGAGTATAAGGTTGCATACATCTGAAGTGCCCAGAGCCTGGTGTTGGGATGCCCTTCTTTTGTAGAATCTTATGTAATTTGATGGATTACCAACTGATCATTCATATCACTTGTACCTTTCACATGAAATATCATTTGACTATTTTATATTAGAATATTAGATTTCCACTTTAAAATGTAAAGCCTTGCCTCTGATTGAATTTCTAATCTTATATAATGCTAGTTTATGCTACTTTGTGGACTGGAATTTTTTAGCAGtataaaacaaaagaagaattcCAAATAAGCCTCCTGTAGAACTCTCTCAATAATCTTCTTCCTCCGCCATTTATGCCAACTTCAGGAGTTATTTATGTGGAAGGTTGTCCAATTCAGAATCAAGTGTGATCGCCACAATAactttcatatgcatataattCACAAATTCACATAAAAACATATTTTACATGTCAAATAAATAAGCAAGTTATTCTATGGCATTAAGTATCTAATGCATCTTTAGTTCTCCTAATATCTGAAGACACATGTTAAACCAACAGAGATCAAATTATCAGGGTATATCCTTACCCTTAACTAAACCAGATATTGTCAAAAGCTTCATGAGGTTAAGATCAAACAGAAACTAAAAATTAGCATGATAGGTGTGATCATATACATAGATCCAATTATAGCATGTACATCCTATTACGTAGTTGATATAACAACGTATATAATATTAGCTTGAAATGGTGTCATATTCTATGGAAATGTTGTCCTTTCTGAATATCTAATGAAAATTATGCTGTTCCAAATATCTAATTGGAGCATCCCAACAGCCACTAAGTGATATACAATAAGAATAATATCCACCATTGGTGTACATTGTATCATGACCATGTTTTCTTCATTTAGATTTCTGATACACGCATGATTGTTGATAACTATTCTTATCAATATGATGTCTGATTTCATTAATTCTCCTCAGACAGGCAATGAATGGGGAAAGAACTTTTGTTGTACTACATTTCATCCAACATTTAAGAGGTTCTTGCAACTCAGTGATATGATCTCCATGCCAACAAAGCAATGCTGTAAGAGCATTATAGACGCTTCAACATTTTACATGTCAAAGAACTTGCTGGTaattattttgggaaaaaagaagaggaaactaTGCTTGCACAAATATTTCTATTTCCTTAGCATAAGAGATGTGAAATAATAAATTCTAAGTAAGAAACCAATTCCTGCCAACAAAAAACATGGTCAAAAAAGTACCTTTACATGAATGTGATGGACTCAGCAGTGGGTATGGAAGAAAGCCGAGAAGTGAATAAAATCGAATCAGCAAGCCCCCATTGTTGAATCCTTCAATCCGTCCATCAAAGATGATGCCACTGTCTTTGTATGCCCTTGCCGCCCTCCAATCAGCAGACCTCTACTTCTTCACAGAGACAAAGTATGAGACAATATGTATGTATGAAGGAAGAATTTGTAGTCACACAAATCTTGAGATATGTTTGTAATTATGCATGAAAAATTATATGAAGCATTCAAGCATTGTAGATTCCCTAAATGGGACCACAGCTCAGCCATGATCCCATGTATAACCTTTCGGTAGTCATAGAGCATAATGGGAAACCCACAAAATAGTAAATCAGATTTAGAAAATATTGCAGAATTATAAAAACAAAAGGATTTGAGGGAGAGGGGGCTTGTGAGAGTTAATTTATACATTTTAATAGTTAATGGCCAACCACCTTCTTACTAAGTGTCATAGCCAACCACATACGACAATTGCCTATCAAACAATCAGCAGTAACATATGTACTCATTTGGTCATGATAACATGTGCAGCCATATCAAATTTCACCCAAACAGGGTGCTCCCCATCCTTTCCCAACATGGAATGGAATGGAATGGGATGGACTAATAACTTGTGATCTTTATGTGATCATTAAAGAAGAACACAAGAACACCTAAAATATCAAAGAAAACTATTGCTGATAAGGTCTATAAAAAGGCATTCTAGAGGTCATACATTTTCCTAAATCCTATCGTTCTACATTCTTCCTCTCGATATTGGAAAGACAAAATGTGCATGTGCCACCAATATGAATCCAGTTTCACCCATGTGCTGGTGCCAGGCTGTAACAAGACCATTTTGCTCTAGCACAAATGGCAAGATATTCTATTGGTACTACCACTATTTCGTCAAAATGTTTTTGAAATATTTAACTAGTGCACGCCATGAGACCATTAGTCTaaaacattttaattttttttattactcaCACCTTCTGCAGATGATCTGAAAGAAAGAAATGTATTGTAAACATTGAACCATTTAGATAATAGGTAAAACCATGAGTATCAACTATAGTCATTAGTAAAGCCATCATAACATTGCAAGCCTCTAATTGAAACAACAAATCACGGACTCCATCCATCTGAGCAGATAAGTTGAGTCGGAGGATTAGCAATGGAGTATAATAGAGGACATGACAATTCATAACTCTTACTCCTTATCTTAGATAACACACACTGATTGAAATTTCACAGATCCAAGAAACTCTGCATCCAAGGACAACAAAATGTATCTGTATGCACCTAATTTGTCACGAATCTTTGCAATCCGTCCAAACCTCAGTTGGGCAATTAAGCAATTACAATCCATACAAAGGTAGGGATACTAAATTTTTAGCATGTAGCAAACCattgtttaaattttaaatgcaAACCAATATCATTGCCTACATGTGAGACCAAGAGGTGGATAATTcgaaggaagaggagaaggatgtGACGAAGACTGTACCCGAGCTTGGCGGGCGTCTTCATCGGCGGTCTTTGAGCCCTCGCCAGAGGCTTCCTCCTGATCGACGCTGCTGCCGGAGGACACGAGCCTCGCCGTGCACGAGGATCTTGCCGAGGAGACCCTCCTGCGAGACGAGAGGCGGCACCCAGATGGAGTCACCGGGGTCGCGACGGAGGGGTTGGAGGAGCCATTGATGCCATAGAGGCGCGAGATGAGTGAGAGACCGCCGACTGCCGCGAAcattgagagaaagagagagaggcttGAAAGTGTTTgtaatttgttttatttttagacACAGGAGAAGGGGATGGGGAAGGGAAAGGATATGCTCCGGAGGTATGTAATGGCTCCATAAAGTTGAAGCTTTTGAAAGATTTTTTGGCGTCGAGATAGGGGATGGAGGCTTTTAGGCCGTTCCAAGTGTCTTCTTGTATGCCCACAAAGTTGGCGGCGCGCCAAATAAAAgccgagtttttttttttttttttgctataaaAAAAGGGATTGGGGAGGAAGGGATCAGCCTACCCCCACATAGCAGCTCCCACTGGGCTCCCGCCCCGCCAGAAGAATGTTCGATACGGATGGACACTGTCTTACTCACACCCTATCTATTCGAAGgtaagtacgtcacacctgacaTTACCAAGCTACAAGTAAAAGGAAAGCATGACCGCCAACGAGCTAACCGGATGTGAGGCATCCGGTCTCCGAATTTAATCGACACCCGTGCGTTTTGAACTCGGACAACTCGAACGAaattatcgcccccttaccaTCAGGCTACCATCTTGGTGGTAAAGCCGAGTTTCTTTGAAACACAGCTCACCCTTAAATATATACCTAGGTGGTGAGATTGCTCAATTTAGGGtacatttattttaaaaaaaaaaagagatgggtAGATACATGTATCATATGTATGGCTTCTTATGAGTCTACTGCTTTTTATAGCTTAATTTAGGTAAAGAGTTCTCGGTATAATTTTGGCAGAGTAAATGTGCATGACATTGAATCATGCTACTTTCAATGCATATGATTAGTTAGTTAACGATATTTAAAGATAATGACATTGATTATTAAagtaatgatatatatatatataggtgcatgtgaatttttcaacttatCATTGACAATATTACTATTTCATCTACCAAAGATATAAAGAATAGCATACATTTCACTTATTTTGCTTTGGACACAAATCTAAATGCAACTTGGTCCATTCCTAAAGGCATTAGGCTGGATTCGGATCGTGCTTTGACTTGACCTAGTCTAAATGACTCAATGAATCTAAGATGTTTACCATTGAAATGTCCCATTTCAAATCAATTGGCCAATGAGCCATATTCAGGTCTAAAATCATGATGCCGAAAGGTGTCCTTCCGTGAACAATATAGCCCCGGTCCCAAGTTCGTTTCCATAtctctcgctcgctctctcGTCGTGTTTCTTGATCCAATAGACGATGGACAGCGTCCCGGGCCCCTCCGCCCAATCCGCCCGCCGGCGACGTCTAAATCCCAGCCCTAAACCCCTCATCCCCGACGCCCCCACGGGCCCTCCCATCGCCGCCTCCCCAGGCTCTCCAGGTCGTCGGGGGCCACCTCAAGAACCCAGCCCGCAACCCCGGATCTCTGCCACCCCCGCCTTCGCCGCCTTCCCGGACCCTCCATCTCGTCATCGACTACCTCAAGAACCCAGCCCACAGCCCCCGATATCCGCCACCCCCGCAGCGGCCGCAGCCGCCGTCTCCCCGGGCCCTACTATCTCCACCACCCCTACAGCAGCCGTTGCCGCCCCACCGGGCCCTCCAGGTTGTCGTGGGTCCCCTCAAGAACCCAGGCCCCGACCCCCGATCTCTACCACCCCCGCCTTCGCCGCCTCCCCGGACCCTCCAGCTCGTCCTCGACCACCTCAAGAACCCAGCCCACAACCCCCGATATCCGCCGCCACCACcgcagccgccgccgcctccccggGCGCTCCAGGCCTCCAGCCACCTCGGAATCCCATCCCGCAAACCCCGGCAGCCTTTTCAGACCCGGTGACTCTCTTGATCAAGGAATGGGCGGACTGCCGTGCACTGTTTTCGCCCGGGGGTGCTAAGATCGTCGCCATCATTTCAAAGAATTTTTCTCAACGCGATCTCCCTCTCTTAGAGGAGTTGATGAACGAGGAGTTGGCCAGGCCGCAGGAACTCCAGGATTTTGTGGTCGCCAACCCTGAAATCATTCCTGAGCTACGGACGAAAAGGGCGAGGCTTCTCGCGATGCTCCGGGCTGGCTCTAAAAGTCTTCATCAGCCACCTCATCAACCTAGACCACAACCCCGGATCTCCGCCGTCCCTGCAGCCGCCGCCGCCTTCCAGGGCCCTCCAGGTCTTCGTGGGCCCCCTCGACAACCCAGCCCCCAACCCGTGATCTCCGCCATCCTCGCAGCCTTCGCCACCTCCCCAGACACTCAAATCCTCCAGCCACCTCCGGATCTCATGCCGCTATCGCCGCCAAGCCCTTCCGACCCGCCGGACCGCGCGGGAGCTCGACAGCAAGATCACAGAGTGCAATAAGCTCGTCTGTCAAATGAAAGAGATAAAGGGCAACATCCAGTCCGTAGATGGTCACCCTCTCGCCGGCACCGATCGCCAGATCAAAATCGTGGCCGGCTTCATCGGGTCCCTTCATCGGGCGCGCCTGGACTTGCAGCGTAAGCACCGGATCTAGGTTGCGGTTGGTGAGGTTATCTCTCTCTTTGCCAGCAATGTGACGTGTTCTTGTTTGATTTCTCGATGCATTTTGGGCTCGAGTTTTTGTTTGATTTCTTGCCTAGGCTTTAGtttcttcttttattatttGGTTTTACTGTTCTATTTTAAggtttgaattttattttattcttggatGTTTAAATCTGCCCGCTATCAACGGAAGCACTGAAGACAACATTTCTTGTTAGCTTTTTGAAATGCTTAGATCCAATACCCTTGACCtcggcacagaccttcccgctggagTGGCTGATATTGTGGGAATAAAGGGTCTCGGAGTTAGTCCCACATCAACTGAATAGCGAACCTAGAACCCAGCCCACAACCACCGAACTCTGCCACCTCCGTCTTCGCCGGCTTCATCTGCCCTCATCATCGGGCACCTCAAGAACCCAGCCCACAACCACCGAACTCCGCCGCTCCTATAGTCGTCGCCGGGGCCTCCCCGGGCCCTCTAGGCCTCTGGCGACCTCGGAATCCCATCCCGCAAACCCAGACAGCCGCTTCGGACCCGCTGATTCTCGTAATCGAGGAAAAGGAGGACTTGCTTCCACTGCTTTCGCTCGGGAGTGCTAAGTTCGTCGCCATCATCTCTGATAACTTTCCTATACGCCATGTCGATCTCTTAGAGGCGACAATCGCGTTGGAGTCGCAGAAGCCGCAGGAATTCCAGAGATTCGTGGTCGCCAACCCTGAAATATTTTGCCAGCTACAGAAGCAAAAGGAGCACCTTCTTGCGACGGTGAGGGTGCTCGACCGCAAGGCCAGACAATGCAGTAGGCTCGTCCATCAGATGCAAGTAATCGAGCGCGAGATCCGCTCCGTCGGTGATATCGCTAGCGAAGGCATCAATCGACAGATCCGCCTCGTGGCCGACGCCGGCCTTTCAATTCTTCGTGAGCACCGGCGCCTGCGGGCTCAGCACGGTATCTAGCTAGGTCCGGTTGGTGAGGTACCTTTCTCTCTACCTTCTTTAACCCCTTGTTTCTTGATCCAGCGATCGATCTGATGACTTACTTGTTTGATTTCTTGTTATTTcggttttttatttttgatttttttttatgatgtagCGTCTTATTTTCCTCAGTTCATACCGTGCTATATGCATGGCCCATTCGTACCATACTCGATATGAAGACTTTTAGAGCTGCCCGCTGTCAAGTAAAGCACCTGAAGCCTTGATTTCCTGTTAGCTTGTGGAATGCTCGATTCAATCTTCTGTGCCTGATTTCTGTCAAGGGTTCTGTTTTCTGATTAAGCAATTGAATGAATCAGAGACagcccaaaaacaaaaaaaaaaacctcgctTCCTCCAACTCTTTTGGTTATTTGCAATTGTTAAGTATATCTTAAGTTTACAGGGTTTaaagagacaaaaaaaaaaaaaaaaattaaagcccAAGAAGTGAAGCAAGTGGAGAAGAGGGCGAAAAAGGTCCTCCCATGGGAGGATTATTGTAGGATACCAAATCGTGTCCAAATCAatttattctattatatatatatatatatatatatatatagagagagagagagagagagagagagagagaaattcaggttttctaaaaatttgatGTGTTGGGGGCtataatttttgagaaaattttaTACTTAATAATCTTTAGTTTTCTATAGTAAAATTTTTGCCGCAATATTGTTTACTATTTTACTCTATTGTGAAGAcccgaactgaagtcggcaaggagtgccgacttcagttgggTCATCGTGGTTTGCCCACGaagaccacgccggccgaacggccagcgagATCTCCGCACgcccttcccctctctccctctccctctctccctctctctctctcgctctttctcttctctgagaGCCCCAACCCTTGTTCCATTTCATTTTTCCTCCTCATTTTCCCCTCTTCTAGAGACGGTCGCCGGAGCCGTAGGCGtcgccggagccgccatcgccgccggaGAAGCCACTCGTCGACCGCCGGAGGTGAGAAAGACTACACATTTACTGTTTTATGGATTTAAGAGGGGAAAGAATAAGGTTAGGTTAATCAATTTCATGCCCTGTTTCGgaaagacatttttttttttttttttttttgttgatcgaccggccgacggtggccggccgaggtcaatccggccgaaatgggttcggccggaggtgggtgacggggggccgggcttccagccccggtctctctctctttcctccctttttcttcctctctctctctccttcttctctctttcttcccgttcGGTGCCGCCTGTGAAGGTGGGGTAgccgacggcggctggccgagcaCGCCGCCGAGGACCACGGtcggccgccgagggccgaccaccagccaccttcttcttcttcttcttcttcttctccttcttcctcttcttcttcttcctcttcttcttcttcttccgccgGCTGGGTGTTTTCCTTGCATCATTTTCTGTGCCCTGTTGGTGTCTCAAACCAGGCACAGATGAGCTTTGGGTGTTTCCTTTGCATCGAAATCCGTGCCTTAAGGGTGAACCAGACTTTGAACCGGGTTTAAAttgtgaaccggttccacctattccatgaatgggttttgttatggtctgatcagacctggtttgggttgggctagggGTCTGTGTTGGGCTGAGTCGGGCCAAATTGGAACTGTgggctggtttgggttgggctcgAAATCTGATCCGGACCTGTTATCTGGTTTGGCTCAATTGGGCTTAATCTGTGTTGGGCCACGATTGACTTGAGTTTAAAGGATCCTGATTTTAGAGTCTATGTTTGATCttaggggcccattcttggatctatgAACTTAAGGGTTTAAGGGATTAGAAATAGTTTAAATTATatttc
It encodes the following:
- the LOC113463255 gene encoding translation initiation factor IF-2-like, with translation MDSVPGPSAQSARRRRLNPSPKPLIPDAPTGPPIAASPGSPGRRGPPQEPSPQPRISATPAFAAFPDPPSRHRLPQEPSPQPPISATPAAAAAAVSPGPTISTTPTAAVAAPPGPPGCRGSPQEPRPRPPISTTPAFAASPDPPARPRPPQEPSPQPPISAATTAAAAASPGAPGLQPPRNPIPQTPAAFSDPVTLLIKEWADCRALFSPGGAKIVAIISKNFSQRDLPLLEELMNEELARPQELQDFVVANPEIIPELRTKRARLLAMLRAGSKSLHQPPHQPRPQPRISAVPAAAAAFQGPPGLRGPPRQPSPQPVISAILAAFATSPDTQILQPPPDLMPLSPPSPSDPPDRAGARQQDHRVQ